Proteins encoded together in one Bombiscardovia nodaiensis window:
- a CDS encoding ABC transporter ATP-binding protein: protein MSITITNLYKIFDKRPAIDRVSMELDPGIIYGLFGRNGAGKTTLLNLIANRLKADSGMMLIDGQPLSENGPGLARIYLADSSWPYSSWGRVGQAFHTAEALYGGFDGELAEQMLKDFGLSTERRFSSLSQGQRQEVKATLALCLPVDYVLFDEITSGVDAAGRELIYRYILRTYEQRERTYLLSTHIMNEIEPLLARAYIIDHGSMVQSFDLEDLPHLGFSLLGKPEQVELFIKSNGRRVLSRTSLGQLVQVGVSGPMPEELPAGLLAQPLDLQSYFVATTEGEQL from the coding sequence ATGAGCATCACTATTACTAATCTGTACAAAATATTCGACAAGCGCCCAGCCATCGACCGGGTGAGCATGGAGCTGGATCCCGGCATTATCTACGGCCTCTTCGGGCGCAACGGGGCGGGCAAAACGACGCTCCTCAACCTGATTGCCAACCGCTTGAAGGCTGACAGTGGCATGATGCTCATCGACGGCCAGCCCTTGAGTGAGAACGGGCCGGGCCTGGCGCGCATCTACCTGGCGGACAGCTCCTGGCCCTATTCCTCCTGGGGGCGGGTAGGGCAAGCCTTCCACACGGCCGAGGCGCTCTATGGTGGGTTTGACGGCGAACTTGCCGAGCAGATGCTGAAAGATTTTGGTCTGAGCACTGAGCGCCGGTTTTCCTCGCTGTCTCAGGGGCAGCGGCAGGAGGTCAAGGCCACTCTCGCCTTGTGCCTGCCGGTTGACTACGTGCTCTTCGACGAGATTACTAGCGGCGTGGATGCTGCCGGCCGCGAGCTCATCTACCGCTATATCCTGCGCACTTACGAGCAGCGGGAGCGCACCTACCTCCTCTCCACGCACATCATGAACGAAATTGAGCCCCTGCTTGCCCGCGCCTACATCATCGACCACGGGAGCATGGTGCAGTCCTTCGACCTGGAGGACCTGCCGCACTTAGGATTCTCGCTCCTGGGCAAACCCGAGCAGGTGGAGCTCTTCATCAAGTCCAACGGCCGCCGGGTGCTCAGCCGGACCTCGCTGGGCCAGCTGGTGCAGGTGGGTGTCAGCGGGCCCATGCCGGAGGAGCTGCCTGCGGGATTGCTGGCCCAGCCCCTAGATTTGCAGTCGTACTTCGTTGCTACTACGGAAGGTGAGCAGCTATGA